The Echinicola rosea genome has a segment encoding these proteins:
- a CDS encoding OsmC family protein, with the protein MSKFHHYQTLITWTGNTGMGTRGYLAYQRNFDVVTEGRPVIYGSADPHFRGDKSRHNPEELFLASIASCHMLWYLHLCAEAGVSIVSYEDHAEGIMQENKNGSGQFSEVVLYPVVTVESESMKTKAMQLHEEANKYCFIANSCNFKIRHKPVVRIASKKQSYS; encoded by the coding sequence ATGTCAAAATTCCATCATTACCAGACACTAATCACCTGGACCGGCAATACCGGCATGGGCACAAGAGGGTACTTGGCCTACCAACGAAACTTTGATGTCGTTACAGAGGGCCGGCCGGTCATTTACGGAAGTGCCGATCCCCATTTTCGTGGAGATAAATCACGCCACAACCCTGAAGAGTTGTTCCTTGCCAGCATCGCCTCCTGTCATATGCTTTGGTACTTGCACCTGTGTGCCGAAGCGGGAGTGAGTATCGTTTCTTATGAAGACCATGCGGAAGGAATCATGCAAGAAAACAAAAATGGCTCTGGCCAATTCAGTGAAGTGGTGCTCTATCCAGTAGTCACCGTGGAATCCGAATCCATGAAAACCAAAGCCATGCAACTTCATGAGGAAGCAAACAAGTATTGTTTTATCGCCAACAGCTGCAACTTTAAAATCCGCCATAAACCTGTCGTCAGGATTGCTTCCAAAAAGCAAAGCTATAGCTGA